The DNA sequence GCGACCGCCGGCGTGCTGCGGCAACTGGCAAAGCTGGAAGTGGTTCGGGGTCGATCGCTGCTGCTGAACAATCCGCGGCCCTCGCACGAAGTAGCCATTTTTGTTGGAATCACGGGGGCGCAAAGCGGTCACGCCATCTATTCGATGAACTATGAATCCGCATTGAAGCTTGCCGCGCGCCTGATGCCCGGGTCCGACGAGGCCCTTGTTCGCAGCGAGTACCGCGATGCGCTGGGCGAAGTGGCCAATATGATTACCGGCGTCGCCATCCAGCAATTCATGCGCGGCGCCGCCGGCGTCGATCTGACCACGCCGATGGTCGCCGATTTGCGCCACAACGCAGCGCCGGACATGCCAGACATGCCGACCCTTGCTC is a window from the Leptospirales bacterium genome containing:
- a CDS encoding chemotaxis protein CheX, translated to MKAELINPILAATAGVLRQLAKLEVVRGRSLLLNNPRPSHEVAIFVGITGAQSGHAIYSMNYESALKLAARLMPGSDEALVRSEYRDALGEVANMITGVAIQQFMRGAAGVDLTTPMVADLRHNAAPDMPDMPTLALNLYTVAGLIEIHFAMK